The Benincasa hispida cultivar B227 chromosome 11, ASM972705v1, whole genome shotgun sequence genome has a segment encoding these proteins:
- the LOC120091574 gene encoding ethylene-responsive transcription factor ERF026-like yields MASTSSKRHDQYKGIRCRSSKWVSEIREPRKTTRIWLGTYPTPEMAAAAYDVAALALKGCNAVLNFPDSIGSYPVPASTSPADIRIAAAAAAALRKVDDQGESNYHSSHYQCPPTNEFVDEEALFGMPNLLVDMAEGMLLSPPRISSSPSRHDYYSWNSSGDGNLWSYP; encoded by the coding sequence ATGGCCTCTACCTCCTCAAAGAGACATGATCAATACAAAGGAATCCGCTGCCGGAGCAGCAAATGGGTGTCGGAGATTCGTGAGCCACGTAAGACTACTCGAATATGGCTCGGTACCTATCCTACTCCCGAGATGGCTGCTGCTGCCTACGATGTAGCCGCACTCGCACTCAAGGGTTGCAATGCTGTTCTCAACTTCCCCGACTCGATCGGTTCCTATCCGGTTCCGGCTTCCACATCCCCAGCCGATATCCGTATTGCTGCCGCTGCTGCTGCCGCTTTGAGAAAAGTTGATGATCAAGGAGAAAGCAATTACCATAGCTCTCACTATCAGTGTCCGCCAACCAATGAGTTTGTCGACGAAGAGGCGCTGTTCGGAATGCCGAATCTGCTGGTTGACATGGCGGAGGGAATGCTGTTGTCACCGCCACGAATCAGCTCGTCGCCATCTCGACACGACTACTACTCATGGAACTCAAGTGGAGATGGAAATCTTTGGAGTTACCCCTag